The nucleotide window AAGTTATAAAACCAATGTTTTTCCAACAGTTTGCCTTAGGCATACAAGTTGTCCCAGGTTTATTCTCAATTACAATAATATATGAAGTTTAAGAAAATATAAATTTATTTGTTGGATTTAGATACATAAATTCAATATAAATGTAGTAATGAAAACAATTTATTTGGATTCTGATATCATTTTGGATGTTATTTTTCAGAAAAAATTGAAGTTAGTTCCAGATTAAACATAAAACAAATAGGGAAGTATTTTATTTATAAAAAATAATATGATCAATGTTTTATAAATCTGTAAATTAAAAACCGAACCAGGCTGAAGATTAGAAAAGAGCCTGTAACTTCTGCAAATATTTTTCCAACATGTCAATTAACCAGAGTATCTAAATAAATTTCAGCTCTCCAATATTATAAAGACAATTAAAAAATTTAATATAGCAGGTATCGTATATATTTTTTCTACACAATTGGGGTTAATATATCTTAACAAATAAACTACGCTGGTTACAGTTGTTAACCTTACATAATTTTTAAATTGGTCTTTGATTCATAGTATGAATTTGTGGAAAATATGCAGGCAAGGGGCGAGATTCGGCAAACATAGGAATAAGATGTCGAAAGATATCGAAACATTCCAAAAAAATGAGTATAATATCATCCGATATTGTCGCTTGTTCAAGAGCGGAAGAAGGGAAGTGCATGGCCAGAATTATGATTGTGGACGATGCCGAATTTATGCGGATGATTATTAGAGACATACTTCTGATGCACGGACATGAAGTTGTTGCTGAAGTCAATGATGGAGAAGAAGCAATTCAGATTTATCTCGAAGTAAAGCCCGATATTGTGTTAATGGATATAATTATGCCAGATATGGATGGAAAAGAGGCGTTGCAAAAAATTCTTATTATGGACCCTGAAGCAAAAATAGTAATATGTTCTTCTATTGGCCAACAGGCATTCATAACCGAATCAATGAAAATAG belongs to Methanosarcina barkeri 3 and includes:
- a CDS encoding response regulator, producing MARIMIVDDAEFMRMIIRDILLMHGHEVVAEVNDGEEAIQIYLEVKPDIVLMDIIMPDMDGKEALQKILIMDPEAKIVICSSIGQQAFITESMKIGAMGFIVKPFEPDGMLDVIRKIAEPN